The Cellulophaga sp. RHA19 genome includes the window TTCTAAGTCTTTCTGGTATTCTAACCCTTTTAAAACGCCAAACTTATTGTATTTAGGAATATCCTCATCAACATTTATTTCTACAACAATACCAGAGTTTGCGTATAAATTATTTCGTTTAGATGGTGACATACCATTTACCACAACCTCTCCCGGAGCAGTTGCAGCAGGTACTATAAATCCGCCAGGGCACATACAAAAAGAGTATACACCTCTGCCTTTTACCTGTTCTACAAGGCTATATGCAGCAGCAGGCAATAACTCATCTCTTTGTCCACTGCAATGGTATTGTATGCTGTCTATTATGTGTTGTGGGTGTTCTACACGTACACCCATTGCAAAAGATTTTGCTTGTAGTGCAATTTCTTTTTTATGTAGTAAATAGTAAATATCTCTGGCCGAGTGTCCTGTAGCAAGAATTACACTATTTACAGGCATTTCATCACCATTTTCTAAGATAATAGCTTTTAAAGTATTGTTTTGTATATCAAAATCTACCACTTTAGTATCAAAATGTACTTCGCCACCATATTTTATAATGTTTTCTCTAATATTTTGTACAAGTTTAGGTAGTTTGTTGGTACCAATATGTGGGTGTGCATCTACCAAAATTTGGTCTGTTGCTCCGTGATACACTAGATTTTCAAAAATTCTACGTACATCACCACGCTTAAGACTACGAGTGTATAGTTTACCGTCTGAGTATGTGCCAGCACCACCTTCACCAAAGCAATAATTAGAGTCTTGGTTTACAATGTGCTCTTGGTTAATTGCTTTTAAATCTCTTCGTCTGTCTTGTACATTTTTACCACGCTCTAAAACAATAGGTTTGTAACCTAGCTCTATACAACGCAGTGCGGCATACATACCTGCAGGACCAAAACCAATAATATGAACTTCTTTGGCGTTAGAAACATCTTTATAGTCAAACGTATAATTACTGCTTTCTGGAGCAGGTTCTTTTATGTAAACAGATACTTTATAATTAAAGTAAATGGTAGGCTTACGTGCATCTATAGACTTACGATCTACTTTTACGGCTGTAATTTCTGATGTTGGAATACCTAAATATTCTGCAGCTTTTTTGGTTAGAATCCCTTTTATAGGTTCTTCTTTTAATGTTGTTCTAAGCTGAATGTTTCTTACCATACCGCAAAAGTACCATTTTAAAAGAATTTCTCTTTTTTTGTTTTTGAATTATTTTAGGTTGATGATGTAATTCCGTTTTCAATGTATAATAATTGCTATTTTTGTAAACTTAGTATTGTTAAAATAGTTGTTTTTAGATTCGTAGTTTTTTGAGAAAATCAATTTATATGTTTAAAATCATATATTTTAAATTATATGTTATATAGCATATAATTGTGTTTATATGTTAAATAGCATATATTTGATAAAAAATAAAAAATGATAGCAGTTATAACAGGTGATATTATTAATTCTAGAACAGAGGATGTAGCTGTTTGGTTGCCAGTACTTAAGTCAGAATTACAAAAAATAGGTACAGACCCTAATGATTGGGAAATATACAGAGGAGACAGTTTTCAATTAAAAACAACACCAAAGTTGGCGTTAAAAGTAGCTTTTAAACTAAAAACGGTACTAAAGCAGTTTAAAACATTAGATGTTAGAATGGCAATAGGAATAGGAGAAGAGAGCTATATTGCAGATAAGGTTACAGAAGCAAACGGTAGTGCTTATGTAAATTCTGGCGAGTGTTTTGAAGAGTTAAAAAAGCAAACTTTAGCAATAAAAACCCCTTGGAAAGATTTTAATGTAGTTTTAAATTTAGTGTTAGATGTGTTAGAGCTGACTGTTAATAATTGGACACCAAATTACGCGCTTTTAATAAAAGAAAGCTTAGAAGATACAACTGTAACACAAAAAGAGTTGGCAGAAAAACTAGATAAAAAACAAAGTAACATAAGTACTAGTTTAAAAAAAGCTGGCTTTGATGAGATTTTAAAAATATTAGATTACTATAACACACAAATAGAAAAACTATGTTAGTATTTACCTTAAAGTTGCTTTTAGCTCATATTTTAGGCGATTTTGTGTTGCAACCCAATAGTTGGATAAAAGACAAGCAAGAAAAGAAACAAAAATCTGTATACCTTTATTTGCACATACTTGTACATTTAACTGCTTTGCTTGTAATTTTTGAGTTTAACTTAACCTACTTTTTAGGAATAGGAACAATTATAATTACTCATTATTTAATAGATTTAGCAAAACTTATATTACAGAATGATGCCAATGCAAGAGTGTTATTTTTTTTAGATCAAGCATTGCACTTGGTAATATTAGTATTGGTAGCTACTACTTATACAGATTATAGTTTAGACCTAGCTTATTTAACTACTCCTAATGTAATACTATTTTTAATAGCTATTTTTTTACTTACAAATGTGTCTTCTATTTTAATGAAAGTTATAATTTCTAAATGGAAATTAGAGGACGACACAAAAAAATCACTAAAAAATGCAGGTGCTTACATAGGTGTGTTAGAGCGCTTGTTTATTTTTATGTTTATTGTTTTGGGACAATGGAGTGGAATAGGGTTTTTACTAACAGCTAAATCTGTTTTTAGGTTTGGAGATTTATCTAAAGCAAACGATCGTAAGTTAACAGAATACATATTAATAGGAACTTTAATAAGCTTTGGGTTGGCTATTTTAATAGCTTTAGGATATAATTATATAATAGAACAATTACCTAAATAGTATTGTTATGAAGTTAGGGAACGAAAAAACATCGCCTTCTAAAATGCAAAAAATGTTACATTTAAACTATGATAGGGATGATGATATTTGGCTAACTAATACTCAGACTTTACGTAAATTAATAGGTGTTTTAGGCATTATATTACCTGTGCTATTATTTGGTTTTTTATGGCTTACAACAGAGCATCCAAGCACATTAGAATCTATTAGTCATTATTACTATACACGTGCAAACCCTATTTTTATTATAGTTGTAAGTATTATGGCTATATTTTTAATGGTATATAAAGGCAGAGAGCCTATAGATTTTTATGTCTCTTTTATAGCAGGGCTTTTTGCAATTTTATTACTACTGTTTCCTACAGATAATATAGCGGTTACGTGTTGTGATGCAGATGCAGCATATAGTGTAACATATATAGAAGATAGTGTTTGGCGTGTACGTTTTCATTACATAGCAGCAGCTATATTTTTGCTAAGTCTTAACTATATGTCGCTCTTTATTTTTACAAGATCTAACAAACCAAAGGCAGAACGCACTAAAGAAAAAAAGCAGCGCAATACCATTTATAAAATAAGCGGAATATTAATGTTGTCTGCATTAACTGTAATAGTGCTAGGTTTATTAAAAGTAATACCAGAAGATGTGTATTACCAAAACCACATTACTTTTTGGATGGAGACCGTTGCTATAGAGTGTTTTGGAATAGCTTGGTTAGTAAAAGGAGAAACTATTTTTACTGATTAAAAGTATAAAACCCCTGAAAAAATCAACAATTTCAAGGGTCTTATGGTAAAATATGGACAATCTACATAAATAGCCTAGACTATTTAAATTTTAGCATAAGCAAATAGCATAAGTAGGTTTTTGTATGTTTTTGCTTTGCTTGTGTGCTTTTAAGCACAATCTAACTGTCTTAGCCTGTCCAATGCTTCAGACTTAGAATTTACATTAAGTTTTAAGTATATGTTTTGAATATGAAAGTTTACTGCACTTGCAGTAACAAATAATTTTTCTGCTATTGTTTTGTACGTAGCTCCTTCAAACAATAAATCTATAATTTCGTTTTCTCTTTTAGAAAACTCACTAAAAGATTTACGCTGAAACATAGATATTACTTGCTTAGCAATATCATTACTAAGTGCAGCGCCATCAACTTTAATAGAGTTTAAGGCATCATAAAGCCTCATTTCTGTAAGCGGTTTAGTTAGGTAACCATTTGCTCCGTTTTTAAAAGCTTTTTTAATTAGCGTAAAATCATTTTGTTCACTAACAATTATAATTTTAGCATTAATTGCTTTCTTTTTAAATTTAATAAGTACGTCTATACCACCTAATTCTTCTTCAGGAATATCTGTAATAATAATATCTGGTGATACAGTTGTAGAAGATCTTAAAGCTTCTTTTGCAGAACCATATATACCAATTAGGTTGTAGTCTGAGTATAACTCAAAATAGTGCTTGTACGTTTTTTTAAACAGTGGATCGTTATCTATTACAATAACATTTAAATTTTTAGTTTGCATAAGTTGGGGGTTTTTGCATACTTAAAAGCATACAGGTTAAGTTTATAAGTGAAATTTGGGGTAGTATTTATTTTTAAAATAGGCCATAGAAATCCATTCTTAACTATTTTTTACAATAATTAAGTACTATTTAATAGATAAATATTATACTTAAAATTAAAAGGGTAGGGGTTACTCTTATTTTTTAATTTTAGCTACAATACTATATAAATAATAGTTTTCTAGACAGTCAAAAAAAATTAAATACTGAGATTAAAATAACGTTTACAGCGTAGATGATCATTTTTTTGTAGGGGTAAAAATGACTGCTGATTGCAGTTTTTGTAGGCTTGTTTTTGGTTACTTTTTAAAGTGTAAAAAAGTGTCATATAATTTGGGTTTTTCGGGGGTTAAAGAAACCTTTTTACAAGCTTCTAAATTTAATTTTTAGAGTAGATAAATATTATATTTTAATTGATTTAAGCTTTTTCCTAACGTTCATTTTAATAGAAAAAGCTTTGTTTATTAAATAGGTTCTATACTATTTATCTGTATCTCTATACTAAAGATATGACTTTTGCGTTATCTGGCAAAATTTAAAAGTAAGTAAAATCGTATTTAAAAATAGTTAAACTGCATTTCAACGTCACTTTTGTGCTTTTGAGCGTTTATCAGGAAAGGGCTAATCGATAAAGTGTTAAAAAATTAACACCTTATTTAGAATAATTCTAAAGTATGTTTATTAGATGAAATACACTTTTTTGTAAAAAAAAATAGTCCAAAAGACAAGTATAAGAACGTTATATACTTTGTCTTTTAGGACTACCCGCAACCCCCGATGCGTAATTTTCACTTATAAAATAACCCAATTTTTCCTCTTGGGAGAGGCAACTTATATTGTATTAATCTTCATATATATTTGAAGCTGTAGCAGTTGAAGCAGAATATGTAGGTTTGTCTACCTTTAATATCCATTTTTCATCCTGGTATTTACCGTTTAGGTTAGATGCGTATGCATCTTCAGCATCTTGCATATAACTGTAGTCTGCTAAGTACACATAGTAAAGATCATTTTCTTTATTATAAAATTGCTTAGCATCTATATTTTCTTTTTTAAGTTTAGCCATAAAAGCATCTAAGTACTTTTTTGTTTTATACACATTTGCAATAACGTAGAAGCCAGACTTAACACCATCCATATCTGATTGGTTTACTACTTTTAAAGGAATCTTCTTAAATTTTTTGTTCTCTGTTGTTGCAGCAACTTTTTTATCTGCATCTAACTTATAAGTAACCTTTTTAGTTGTTGTAGCTGCTACAGCGCTGTTAGGTACTGTGTTTACTTCTTGTGCTGTAGTTTGTAGGTTTTGTTTAATATCGTTTCTTAAAATACGTACTATAGACTCAAACTTTTTTTCTAAATCTCTGCTTCTAGCATTTTCTATAGAATCTTGTCTTAAAATAAGCTCATCTAAAATTAATCTGTTTTCATAAGCTAAAGAGTTTACGTCTGTTTGTACAGTTGTTTGCTCTGTAACAGCTCTAGATTTAGAAGCTCTTTTATTTTTACGGTTGTCTTTTTTCTTTTTGCTATTTAATGTAACACTTTGCGACTCAAAGTTTTTTACAATTGAGTTAAACTTATCTTGCACTTTGTTTTTTGGAGTATTTGTAGTGCTAGCGTATGTGTTTATGTTGCTATTGTTAGTAGTGTTACTTTTAGGAGTATTGTCTTGCTCTCTTTTTAAGCTATTTTGCTTTGTTATTAATGCTAATATTTCATTTTCTCTTTTTTTGCTAGAAATAGCCATTCTGGTAGCAACTTTACCGCTTTCTAATGCTACAATTCTTTCTTTATCTCTTTTTTGATCTTCCATAAGAGCTAAAATTTGCTCTTCATAATTTCTTATAATATTGTCTACTTTACGGTCTTGTGATTCTTGCTTATCATTAGTAGCAAATGCAGGACCGTTGTTTTTAAATGTATATGCTAAAGACAACTCATGGTTCCACCCTAAATCTGTTTCGTTGTTCATTATATCTTTTTCTAGCAAATAACCTAAAGACATTTTGTTGTTTAAGTTAAATCCTAACCCCATAGATACTCCGTGTTCGTTGTCTATTGTAGATTGTAACCATCCGTACTTAGGTAAATCTAATAACATAGAACCTATATAAGATATGTTTCCGTTTTCGTTTTTACCCACTTGTACAAGAGGCATAAACCTTGCTTCTGCAAATAAACCTCTAGTAGCATTAAATGGTTGTGTGTATTGTAAAGATGCCTTTACACTTTTATCATTAAAGTTAGTAGAAAAAGCATTTGTTGTTTGGTTATATCTTACTAAATCTTTAGCGTAAATACCAACATCAAATCTACCAACAGATAGTGTAATAGCAGGCTGTATAGCTAATTTACTTTCTTTTTTAGCATCTATTAACTGTAAATCGTTATTGTCTGCTACAATTCTGTTTTTATCTAATCCCTCGTTAAAATAAGTAACATTAGCGCCAAATGTAAGCATACTCTTTTCACCTAGTTGTACAGCAGTTGCATAATTTGCATTAAAGCCAAACTCTTGTACAACACCAGCCCACTGACTGTAAATACCAATACCAAAAGCGGCATTGTCGTTAATTTTACTACTAAAACCTACAAAATAGTTTTGTACGTTATCATCAAAAGTTGCGTACTGGTTTCTATGCAAAATGTTTAAGTAAGATTTATTTTCTCTTACCAATGAAAAGGTAGGATTTATTAAAAATCTATTAAAAAACATTTGATTGTGGTACGAATTGCTTGAACTATTTTCTGAAACAGTAGCTTCTTGTGCAGTTACTGTTTGTAAGCCTAATACAATACATATTAAAGCTAGTAAATAGATTTTGTTAGATGATGAAACTTGACTTTTCATAGTAGTAAAAATTACGGTTATTTTTGGGGTGAAAGTGATAAGTACTTTTTTTTACTTAAGTACTGTAAAAGAATTATAAACTAAGGGGGTGGTTTATAATACTTGGTTCTTAATCTTCAAAAACAGATGTTGAGTAGTTTATTGATGATTCATCATTAACAGCCTCTAAAGAGTTAAAATCTCTTTTGTTACTGTTGGTATAAGTAAAGGCTACTTTTTCTACATTACCTTGTCCTCGGTTAGACATTACATAGCCCATTCCATTTTTAGATCTTAAGTCTAAAGAAAAATCATCTTTGTCGCTATTAATTTTACTTCCTAAGTTTGCAGCAATACCAACTTTACGTTGTCCAACTTCTACCATATATATATCTAGTCCGCCATATCCTTTATGTCCGTTAGATGCAAAAAATAAAGAGTTTCCGTTTACTACTTTAGGATACAAGTCGTTTTTTTCTGTGTTTACTTTTTTTCCTAAGTTTTTAGCAACTCCAAATTCTCCTTTTGAGTTAATAGAAGCTACATATATATCAAACTTACCAAAAGTACCAGGCATATTAGAAGCAAAAAATAAACGTTTACCATCTTCAGAAACAGTAGGGTGCATTGCCGAGTAGTTTTTAGGTGCTAAAGCAATTTCTTTTACGTTTTTCCATTTTCCGTTAACATTTTCAGCTCTATATATTTTATGAACTATTTCTTTTTTAGAAAAAATTCCGGTAGCTGGCTTCACATAAACACCTTTACTAAAGTAAGCTGTTTTACCATCTGCAGTTACTGCAACTGGTGTTTTGTATGCATTGTGTTTATCTTTAATTTCTTCTAAGTAATTATTTTGCTGAGATACTGTTTCTAGAGAAGAATTACCTCTTGGGTTAAAACTATAGTCGCCATATTTACCAGCATAAGTAGTATTGTTTTTTTGCTTTGTAGTTTTATAATCACTAGCAACAGCTTTCATCCAATCTTTATTGTCACTAGCATTGTCTGTAGTGCTTACACCAACTTTTTTAAGTGCAAATTGGTAACGTTCTTGGTAGCTATTGTTTAGCATTTTATCTTTGCTAACATCTTTTAGTTTCTTGTACCAAAAAATAGCTGTTTTGTATTTTTTTACTAAAAAGTTAGCGTTACCAAGATCTTCGTAAATCTCTTTGTCTGCGTAACCTAAGTTTTTAAGTTGTTTGTAGTTGTCAATTCTTTTTTGAACTTCTACGGTTGTAGTTTTTGAAGAGTTATGAGCAACTGATTTTTGTGCTGATAACGAATAGCAAAAGAAAGTAGATATACATACTATTGCTGCTTTGTGGGTTATTAAATTTTTCATAAGATAAGGGGTTATATTATTCTTACATCAAAGATCTAGAATTAACCCGTTACTTATACTAGTAAATATTCATAGGTTTTTGTAAAAAAGGCTCATTTCATCGATTAAAATCATTTTTTATATGCTGAAATGCACTTTTTAGAGCTTTTCGACTAGTTTTCCACATATAATTTCAAACTCAGCCTTTAACTGATTTTCATCAATAGGTTTACGAATTATGTGCATTGGGTTTGTTTTATTTGCTCTTTCTATTGTAGATGCATCAGAGTTACCAGTTATAAAAACAAATGGTATTTGATAATCTTTATTTATTACCTCTGCAACTTCAATACCGTCTTTATCTCCGCTTAATCCTATATCTAATAATATAATGTCTGGTGAAAAAAAGCGTAAGGCAGACATAGCCTCGTTACTATTACTTGCTGTTCTAACAATATTATTGTCTATACCTTCTATAATGCTCTCTATAAACATTTGGATAATCATATTATCCTCTACTATGAGTACTTTTAATGCCATAATTTATGATGTTTGTTCTATTTCTTGAAATGTGATGATGTAATTTGTTCCTTTTTTAGAGTTGTCTTTTTCTATGTTACCTCTAAGTTGTAGGGCTAGCTTGTGTATAAGTTTTAAACCCAGTGATTTTGTGTTTCTAAAATTTATACTTTTTGGAAATCCTTTTCCGTTATCTCCTATTAATAGTAAAAAATTTGGGTACACCAGTTTTTTTACTTCAATACTTAAAGTACCCTCTTCTGTATTTGTAAAGCCGTACTTTAATGAATTTGTAATTATCTCGTTAATCATTAAACCTAATGGTACAGAGGTATCAATATTTAAAAATAAATCTGTTGCTTTAATGTCTAATTTTATGTTTGTGTTATTGCCTTTCATAGAAATTAGCATTGTGTTTGCTAATTGGCTCATATACTCACCATAATTAATTCTACTTAAGTCATTAGAGCGGTATAACATTTCATGAATAATAGCCATTGAGTTTATTCTATATTGGCTATACCTAAATAAAGCTCTAGTTTCTTCGTCTTTAATAAAGCTAGACTGCAGGCTTAATAAGCTAGTTATAACCTGTAAATTATTTTTTACTCTATGGTGTATTTCTTTTAAAAGTGTATCTCTTTCTGATAATCTAGACTCTACTGTATGGTTTAATTGAGATATATTTTCGTTTTTAATGTATAGGCTATATACAATAATTAAAAAAATGAGCAATCCTAAATTAAGTAAAGCAGCATTCTTATAGGTCTCAAACTCAAACAGAGCAATTTTTTCTTTGGTATTATTGGTTTTGTGTGTTGTATATATGGTCCAATTGTGGTTGCCCTCTAAGCTTAATTGTTTTGTAAAAAATAAATTATTACCATTTTCATCTTTTTTATTAAAGTCTACGTCATCTTTTTTATATAATTTTTTACTGTCTCCATAGAATATTTCACCTTTTGCATTTAAAATGGTTAGGTTATAATTATCTAAGTTTTTAAACCAGTTTTTTGCATTTAAGTTTAAACCAACAATTCCTTGTAATTTTTTATTTGCATATACTGGTGTAAAAAATCGTATTGTTGGTCTGTATGGTTTTTCAATTTGTTTTTTCTCTACATTAAGATCTAAATGAGAAACATAAACTTCGTTTTTATGTAATTGTATAGCTTCTTTAAAGTAATACCTGTTAGATTTATCTTGAAATTTTTCAGATGAAGTTAAAGAGTCTATATCTACACGTATAACTTCTATACCTTTAGAGTTAATTAATCTAGCCTGAAAATAATTTGGGTCTACATCTATAAAACTTTTTAATTTTTTTTCAATTTCTAAGATAGATACGTTATTTTCT containing:
- a CDS encoding NAD(P)/FAD-dependent oxidoreductase, whose product is MVRNIQLRTTLKEEPIKGILTKKAAEYLGIPTSEITAVKVDRKSIDARKPTIYFNYKVSVYIKEPAPESSNYTFDYKDVSNAKEVHIIGFGPAGMYAALRCIELGYKPIVLERGKNVQDRRRDLKAINQEHIVNQDSNYCFGEGGAGTYSDGKLYTRSLKRGDVRRIFENLVYHGATDQILVDAHPHIGTNKLPKLVQNIRENIIKYGGEVHFDTKVVDFDIQNNTLKAIILENGDEMPVNSVILATGHSARDIYYLLHKKEIALQAKSFAMGVRVEHPQHIIDSIQYHCSGQRDELLPAAAYSLVEQVKGRGVYSFCMCPGGFIVPAATAPGEVVVNGMSPSKRNNLYANSGIVVEINVDEDIPKYNKFGVLKGLEYQKDLEKLAFTAGGRSQVAPAQRLTDFVEGKLSTTLNETSYQPGLKSAPMHSLFPKLIGSRLRGGFKAFGDKMNGYYTSEANIIGVESRTSSPVNIPRTEKLEHPEIKGLFPCGEGGGYAGGIISAAMDGERCVEAAVAKI
- a CDS encoding SatD family protein, whose translation is MIAVITGDIINSRTEDVAVWLPVLKSELQKIGTDPNDWEIYRGDSFQLKTTPKLALKVAFKLKTVLKQFKTLDVRMAIGIGEESYIADKVTEANGSAYVNSGECFEELKKQTLAIKTPWKDFNVVLNLVLDVLELTVNNWTPNYALLIKESLEDTTVTQKELAEKLDKKQSNISTSLKKAGFDEILKILDYYNTQIEKLC
- a CDS encoding DUF3307 domain-containing protein translates to MLVFTLKLLLAHILGDFVLQPNSWIKDKQEKKQKSVYLYLHILVHLTALLVIFEFNLTYFLGIGTIIITHYLIDLAKLILQNDANARVLFFLDQALHLVILVLVATTYTDYSLDLAYLTTPNVILFLIAIFLLTNVSSILMKVIISKWKLEDDTKKSLKNAGAYIGVLERLFIFMFIVLGQWSGIGFLLTAKSVFRFGDLSKANDRKLTEYILIGTLISFGLAILIALGYNYIIEQLPK
- a CDS encoding response regulator; this translates as MQTKNLNVIVIDNDPLFKKTYKHYFELYSDYNLIGIYGSAKEALRSSTTVSPDIIITDIPEEELGGIDVLIKFKKKAINAKIIIVSEQNDFTLIKKAFKNGANGYLTKPLTEMRLYDALNSIKVDGAALSNDIAKQVISMFQRKSFSEFSKRENEIIDLLFEGATYKTIAEKLFVTASAVNFHIQNIYLKLNVNSKSEALDRLRQLDCA
- a CDS encoding PorP/SprF family type IX secretion system membrane protein, with protein sequence MKSQVSSSNKIYLLALICIVLGLQTVTAQEATVSENSSSNSYHNQMFFNRFLINPTFSLVRENKSYLNILHRNQYATFDDNVQNYFVGFSSKINDNAAFGIGIYSQWAGVVQEFGFNANYATAVQLGEKSMLTFGANVTYFNEGLDKNRIVADNNDLQLIDAKKESKLAIQPAITLSVGRFDVGIYAKDLVRYNQTTNAFSTNFNDKSVKASLQYTQPFNATRGLFAEARFMPLVQVGKNENGNISYIGSMLLDLPKYGWLQSTIDNEHGVSMGLGFNLNNKMSLGYLLEKDIMNNETDLGWNHELSLAYTFKNNGPAFATNDKQESQDRKVDNIIRNYEEQILALMEDQKRDKERIVALESGKVATRMAISSKKRENEILALITKQNSLKREQDNTPKSNTTNNSNINTYASTTNTPKNKVQDKFNSIVKNFESQSVTLNSKKKKDNRKNKRASKSRAVTEQTTVQTDVNSLAYENRLILDELILRQDSIENARSRDLEKKFESIVRILRNDIKQNLQTTAQEVNTVPNSAVAATTTKKVTYKLDADKKVAATTENKKFKKIPLKVVNQSDMDGVKSGFYVIANVYKTKKYLDAFMAKLKKENIDAKQFYNKENDLYYVYLADYSYMQDAEDAYASNLNGKYQDEKWILKVDKPTYSASTATASNIYED
- a CDS encoding TolB family protein, with the translated sequence MKNLITHKAAIVCISTFFCYSLSAQKSVAHNSSKTTTVEVQKRIDNYKQLKNLGYADKEIYEDLGNANFLVKKYKTAIFWYKKLKDVSKDKMLNNSYQERYQFALKKVGVSTTDNASDNKDWMKAVASDYKTTKQKNNTTYAGKYGDYSFNPRGNSSLETVSQQNNYLEEIKDKHNAYKTPVAVTADGKTAYFSKGVYVKPATGIFSKKEIVHKIYRAENVNGKWKNVKEIALAPKNYSAMHPTVSEDGKRLFFASNMPGTFGKFDIYVASINSKGEFGVAKNLGKKVNTEKNDLYPKVVNGNSLFFASNGHKGYGGLDIYMVEVGQRKVGIAANLGSKINSDKDDFSLDLRSKNGMGYVMSNRGQGNVEKVAFTYTNSNKRDFNSLEAVNDESSINYSTSVFED
- a CDS encoding response regulator, whose protein sequence is MALKVLIVEDNMIIQMFIESIIEGIDNNIVRTASNSNEAMSALRFFSPDIILLDIGLSGDKDGIEVAEVINKDYQIPFVFITGNSDASTIERANKTNPMHIIRKPIDENQLKAEFEIICGKLVEKL
- a CDS encoding sensor histidine kinase; the encoded protein is MGKKLILISVVLFLIISVIIWNVSYNQVQSYTKNIVLVESIKSTNKLVESESKLNELYNISRKNVLFISQLVELDLENNVSILEIEKKLKSFIDVDPNYFQARLINSKGIEVIRVDIDSLTSSEKFQDKSNRYYFKEAIQLHKNEVYVSHLDLNVEKKQIEKPYRPTIRFFTPVYANKKLQGIVGLNLNAKNWFKNLDNYNLTILNAKGEIFYGDSKKLYKKDDVDFNKKDENGNNLFFTKQLSLEGNHNWTIYTTHKTNNTKEKIALFEFETYKNAALLNLGLLIFLIIVYSLYIKNENISQLNHTVESRLSERDTLLKEIHHRVKNNLQVITSLLSLQSSFIKDEETRALFRYSQYRINSMAIIHEMLYRSNDLSRINYGEYMSQLANTMLISMKGNNTNIKLDIKATDLFLNIDTSVPLGLMINEIITNSLKYGFTNTEEGTLSIEVKKLVYPNFLLLIGDNGKGFPKSINFRNTKSLGLKLIHKLALQLRGNIEKDNSKKGTNYIITFQEIEQTS